GGGCGATGAAGGAGCTGCAGGGCGCGGGACTGCTCCGCATGGAGCGACGGACGATCTCGATCCTCGACCGCGAGGGGCTCGAGCGGCGCGCGGCGCCGGGCGCGGGCGCCCGCGCGAAGGCCGAGCGGGCGGCCGCGGACGACGCGGGGCAGGACGAGGTCGACCCGGACGGCGGAGACGCGCGGGAGGCAGGTCCGGCCGACGACGGAACCAGTGACGGGGCGGACCCGGCCGCGGGCGCGTCCGCGCCCCCGGACGCGCAGCAGGCGGCGGTCGCCGCGGGGTGACGGCGGACGAGCGCCTGGTGCTCGTCTGCTGGGGGGTGCGCGGATCGGTTCCGTCGCCCGGCCCGGCGACGGCGCGGTACGGCGGCAACACGCCCTGCGCGGAGCTGCGCGCGCCGGACGGCCGCCGGCTCCTGCTCGACGCGGGCACGGGGATGCGGCCGCTAGGCGCCGCCTGGGGCCCGGGCCCGGACGTGCCGGACCGCGAGGTCGACGTGCTGGTGTCGCACGCGCACGGCGACCACCTGCACGGCCTCGGCTTCTTCGCGCCGTTCGTGGCGGGGCACGCGCGGCTGACCCTGCACACCGCCGCGACGCAGGTCGCGGCGGTCGAGGCCGGGGTGCGCGCGATCCTCGCCCCGCCGCTCTTTCCGACGATCGACGGCCTGCTCGGACGGGTGCAGGTCCGCGGAATGCCGGCGGACGCGACGACGCGGGTCGCAGGGTTCGACGTCCGCCCGATCGATGCGGCGCACCCGGGGGGGGCGACGGGGTTCCGGGTCACCGACCCCGACGACGGCGGCTCGCTCGTGTACCTGCCCGACAACGAGCTCGCCGCGGCCGAAGGGGTGTGCGGCGGGCGCCGCGCGCTGCTCGACGGGGTCGCCGGGGCGGACCTGCTCGTGCACGACGCGACGTACCTGCCCGCG
The Gemmatimonadetes bacterium T265 genome window above contains:
- a CDS encoding MBL fold metallo-hydrolase; the encoded protein is MTADERLVLVCWGVRGSVPSPGPATARYGGNTPCAELRAPDGRRLLLDAGTGMRPLGAAWGPGPDVPDREVDVLVSHAHGDHLHGLGFFAPFVAGHARLTLHTAATQVAAVEAGVRAILAPPLFPTIDGLLGRVQVRGMPADATTRVAGFDVRPIDAAHPGGATGFRVTDPDDGGSLVYLPDNELAAAEGVCGGRRALLDGVAGADLLVHDATYLPAELARHRGWGHSSYAEAVRLASDADVGRLMLHHHHPSRDDAAVDRLLGVAKALGEASRPGVEVLAAVEGEEVRVG